The nucleotide sequence ccaggttcgattccaggcttgggtcactgtctgtgcagagtctgcacgttctccccatatctgcttgggtttcctccaggtgctccgatttcctcccacaagtcccaaaagacgtgctgttcggtaatttggacattctgaattctccctctgtatacccgaacagacgccgcgatgtggcaacgaggggcttttcacagtaacatcattgcagtgttaatgtaagcctacttgtatcaataaagattatttttttcaaaattaaaagaagccttcctggatacacctaacaaactctgccccatccctagcactaagtgagttccagtcaatataggggaagttaaaatcccccaccacaacgaccctgttacttttgtacctctccaaaatctctctacctatctgctcctctctctctcactggcagttggggggcctgtaataaacccccaacattgtgattgctccCTTTCTGTTCCTGAGCTCAactcagattgcctcattgtatgagccctccaaggtgtcctcccacagtccggctACAATATTCTCCTCAACCAGTAATGCTGCTCCCCCATcctttttacatccccctctatcagTCCTGAAgacaacgttcagctgccaaacCTGCTCTTCCTTCAATCACATTCATGTGATAGCCacaacaatatagttccaagtattaataagtgttctaagttcatctgtcATACCCGCTATACTTatggcgttgaaacaaatacacttcagaccactgtgtttgagcagagtgatgttgttctcttatttttgttctctatttcaccTTCAGTTAttactctgcttttttattcttcctgccaaagtgaacaacctcacattttcccacattatatcccatttgccacatttttttcccactcactcaatctTTCCATAATGGCTTGTTAATTATTTTATGTCTTGTTCACAACATTTGTGCCCCTCATCAAAGTCATTGACGTGCCTTAattgaggctccagcactgagCCCCGTGGACCCCACTCGTCACATTCTGCCCATCAGACAAAGACCCATTTATACATACTCTCTGCTTTTGATGAGCcggccaatcttcaatccagagTAATATGCTGAACCCAAACCATGAGCTGTCAGTTTCTGCAATAACTTTGGACATGGCAACCCACCAAATGCCTCGGGAATTGTAAGTGGGAGCCCAGTTTTGATGGTAGGAGCAATAGGTAGTGACAGAGGGACACGAGTCGGGAGTCATGGTGGACATGTTGGGGTCAGGGTGTCCAGGGTGCCGTCAGGGTCAGAGGTTACAGCAGGCAGGGTCTGAACTTTAAAGATCCACTGAGTTAGGGACTGTACTGAAATTAATAAACTCACTGTATTGTACCTTTAAAGTCAAACTGATAATCTgtgaattgattttttttgtaactCTCCCTCCTGACGGCAACAGCACCAAACCTCATTTTAGCCTCGGTCCAAACATAGATTAAAAAGGAGCTGaatccagagatgaggtgagggtCACTACCCTTCACATCGAGGCTTTGGGATCAAAGGACTCGAGTAAAATTGGAATCAGTGGGAATAATCCCCacagattggagtcatacctgaggAAGATTGGGCCAATCATATAACTACAGGTGAGAGATTGGGAATTGCctcctcatctcctgactccccaaatcctgtccaaatctacaaggcataaatcaggaatatggtggaataatctccacttgccaggatgaatGCAGcaccaacaaaactcaagagggCCCAACACCTTCCAGGGCAAAGCAACCTGTTTGTTTGACACTTCCTCTGACAGCAGTGCAGGATGGCAGCAATGCCACCATCTGTaaaatgcagtgcagtaaccatcatggcttctttgacagcacctttcaaacctgtgATCTTTACTGCCCAGAAAAACAAGGGCAACAAGTGCACTGGAACATCACCAGCTGCAAATTCCCCCTCCacatcacacaccatcctgacttggaacgatattgttccagcacggtagcatagtggttagtgcagttgtttcacagctccagggtcccaggtttgattcccggctgggtcactgtctgtgtggagtctgcacgatctccccgtgtcggcgtgggtttcctccgagtgctccggtttcctcccacagtccaaagatgtgcagattaggtggattggccatgctaaattgccctgagtgtccaaaacatgttaagtggggggttactgggttatggggataggttagatacgtgggcttcagcagggtgctctttgtatgggcaggtgcagactcgatgggccgaatggcctccttctgcactggaaacgctatgattccttcactgtcactgaatcaCAATCCGAGAACTCACACCCTCTCGCCTGGGGGACTGAAACAGTTCAAGAAAGcggctcacaaccaccttctcacaGAGGGATCCATATGGACCTTGTCAGCAAAGTTCCCATCACACAAATAAGTTAAAAAATCATCCAAGTCTGTGTTGTCTGCTTCCCCATTTAGtattgagtgaagaggtgggtaggAAGCCACAGTGGGACAGGAAGGCTGCTATAAACTAGACTCACACAGCATCAAACACACGGCTCATGATGCAATTCTATTTATTATTGATTCAGAGACTAAGTACAGTCACAGAGGCAGTGATTGTGTCTACAAACAAATCAAATCATTGAATCCACTCCCTGGACAGGATCACGGAGCATCAGCAGATTCACCTAGCAGCAGGGCAGCTTGTAGGAGCAAATGAAAGGCAATGTCTCACTGCAGGGCAGATCATTCCACAGCACCTGATTCTCTGGAGAAAGAAAGATTGAATTCAGTGAAGTGAGAGGTATTGTTCTAATTAGTTCATTCTTTCTGTTTTGAGAGTGTCAATGATCTTTTCATTTTAACCATCCCTTAATCCATGAGTAACTTTGTAAATAACCTGAAATATTTTGTGTTGCAACCCCGCTTTCAGTCAGTGGGCAGGATTCGCCGACCCCGCGGCGAGTTGCAGAATCATCGGGGGGGGAGGCGCAAATCACGTGAAGCCGCTCCGAAGTGCCAAAGAATCGCCGCCAATGGCGCCGGCGCGTTCGCCGTGGCGCTGCTTGGGGGCCGCACAACGTGTcccccccggcgaatctccgtgctcgacgggccgaatgcctgccgagtcccgccggcgcgttcgcgtgtggtcctacccagcgggacctgaGCGTTtgtgctgcgggggccgtcctggtgtggtggaggtgggatctgacttgtgggggggcctccacggtggccaggcccgcgagcggggcctaccgatcgcccGGCGGgcttatcctgggggggggggggggggggggggactatattcctctgtgccgggcccctgtagggctacgCTATCTTGCCCTGGGGCTGGCGCAGAGATGGCAATGCACGTGCATGCGtgaactcacgccggccgtgccggtgcccgtatcggcagctggatcgctgctccggcgtttacgacggcgacAACGCTAAGccacaggatcagagaatcctgcccagtgtgtgAGTCACTAAAAACTGAAAACCTGGCGATATTGAATGTGGGTTTGGACAGTTCCTGAGCGAAGATGCTGAGTTTACCCAGGGTGAGAGTCTCCTGTGTAGGTGGGCAGCACCGCCTCACCACCAGGGTTAAACTGTCTCCTTCCCCATTGCACAATCCTCACACAACTGGAACATTCCCAATTAGAATTCAGTTTTCAAATCTCTGTCTGGATTACATTATCTCCAATCTGGGAATTGAATCCTGTTGAAAGGGAGACGTGTGTTTGGTGTATTAGTAAAGTGAGGGCTGGATACAGGAAGGTTGAATCTTTTCCCTCGGAATGTTGTATCAACACAGAGTGGAGTCCTGCTCACCGGGAGCACGGCTGCAGCCTGGGTCATGCCAGGATCAGCTCAGTAAACGTGCAGCAGTTACAAAGCTGCTCTTGGTCTGACCTCATCACTGCAGAACCCACAGAGACGCACAATTGAGCAGAAGGAGAACTTTTAGTGTCACTCCCAGTGAACGttcctttatccacagcatgtGACCCATGTACTTGCCCCCAAGAAACAGTTTTACCTGGAAGgtgactgtcagaggggcaggaaGTAGAGATCTGTCAACGTCTAAAACTCAACAACATGGAGTCCACTCAGAATCTCACCCACTGATCTATTTGCCTGGAATTACTTTCCCCTAGGACACAGTAACAATTGACAACATCAACTTACTCCTTTCAGTATTCACACAGTCTTCAATGTGTAAATCATTGTTGGGTTCATTCTGACTCCATCCAGTAAAATCTGTTGAAGATCCATCAGTCCAAAGGAAAGTATCCTCCTGTGGAAatgtaaaattaaattaaatttaaaaatgtatAATTTGTTTACCATAAATAATAACATGAATCACCTCAAGAAATGTTACCTTGAAGAGGTCATGTAAACCAATCCAAGCTCTGAGACGTTTTCCCTTTTCTGAAGATATCAGCTTTCCAATGAATGCATTCTGATTCTCGAAGTGTACGGAGGCAAGATGGCTGCCTGGATGCAGAGTTTGACAATACAGCTTTAAATAGAAACAGACCGTTTGTATCTTGTTATCGTTTTACATTGAACATACTCAATTATTTTGCGAAATATGTTTAAGGTTGAAACTTTGTTCTTTTGCAGAATGTGAACAATAAAACTACAAACTCCTGCTAAATGTGCATGATCTCCTGATGTGGACTGATTCCAAACGCCAGTAAatgggacacacacactgattactTGGAACCACTCGTCTTGTGGCTTCAAATTGAAATTCCAGCAGCTTGTGTGTATCAGCTGATATTGGACTGGGTTTGTGCTCAAACGAACGCTCTCTGGGTTATTTGGTGTTTCTCCTGTTCTTGCCAATCTCTAACCATCCAACAGCTGTCAGTACAGACATTGACAGTCACTGCAACCCATGTCATTGCAAAGTGACCACATTCACACTAACAGATTTATCATAATGACCGGGGAGGAGGGGAAATACCCACACAGCTTTCTCCAGATCACAGTCACCTCATAGTAAAGCACATTGTAGGAAGaggactgtgtgtctgtctgtcaggAGGCAagaggagggagagaaggaggccCCCATGCTCAGAGGTGTCTGTggagtttaatttaatttaaattacaaTTCTATCTGTAGAACACGACGCTCAATGGCAGCGACACAGGAATTTAACAAGTTGGTGCCGAGGGACGTGAAAAGTTACACACTCAACGACTTTGGTTCAAGCGcaaatgtgtaaattgtgaatcCAAAGCAGAAGATTTTGGAATCCAAACTCAGAAATCACCAAAAGGCTTTGGACAGGtacaagcagcacggtagcatagtggttagcactatggcttcagtgCGCCAGGGAATTGTGAATCTAAAGTAGAGAGATTTAGGAATCAAAGTTCATAAATCTCCGATTTCAGATGCCTTGGCCACAATCCCTGCAAAAACTCTGGCGTGAGATT is from Scyliorhinus canicula chromosome 11, sScyCan1.1, whole genome shotgun sequence and encodes:
- the LOC119973500 gene encoding lectin-like, whose product is MMLFGVLLLVALFTSDVAAQPPPETELEKQAKMEQDLGKRGLSGKGLCGDDVYYFGHCYKFVSDEKTWADAELYCQTLHPGSHLASVHFENQNAFIGKLISSEKGKRLRAWIGLHDLFKEDTFLWTDGSSTDFTGWSQNEPNNDLHIEDCVNTERKNQVLWNDLPCSETLPFICSYKLPCC